A genomic region of Eucalyptus grandis isolate ANBG69807.140 chromosome 5, ASM1654582v1, whole genome shotgun sequence contains the following coding sequences:
- the LOC104445733 gene encoding F-box/LRR-repeat protein At3g26922 isoform X1, with protein MMGENDEEVDATVLVSSKHRELIGSQVLSCKQLCDLPDEILLRVLDCLSTRAAVRTSVLSKRWRHLSKSIPSLDFDDENFFEKSQFLNFVEGALSFRDLSPLKVFSLSCYVAEGESRVNTWIDAAVRRKVQELCLCLVVEIDRPVEYTLPYGVFRCETLVKFHLEMFYNFRVPSEVCLPNLKVLTLDFVGFVNDISFEKLLSCPSLEELSLKSCRCGQIEVLNIGAPNLLKLSIFEPEFFAGLNRHCQLRIHGVRIKSLRYHGQYGGGDHTISCPSSLVEAVIVAFYPAEENPDRCADRVFKLLKGFSNVERLTLFYEGLWDMNEREDLLDSFPVFRSLTRLKFDISPVYLDCRALQVMLSQSPCLRSLVFARGLIEDSEMDGWTLDPVPECFLSSLKEVRICNFKAEDFELSAVRVLLGTAEVLEKFFIHCSRHYRENFQGSLMKHVMKLPRASDRCAISLEFGEKCSGCSRKI; from the exons ATGATGGGAGAGAATGATGAAGAAGTGGATGCAACCGTTCTAGTTTCGAGTAAGCACAGGGAATTGATTGGCTCTCAAGTTTTAAGCTGCAAACAACTGTGCGATCTACCTGATGAGATTCTCCTAAGGGTCCTAGATTGTCTCTCAACGAGAGCTGCGGTGAGAACAAGTGTGTTGTCCAAAAGGTGGAGGCACTTGTCGAAGTCGATTCCTAGTCTTGACTTCgatgatgaaaatttctttgagaagTCACAGTTCTTAAACTTTGTGGAAGGAGCATTGTCGTTTCGTGATCTGTCTCCTTTGAaagttttttctctttcatgttATGTGGCTGAAGGCGAATCTCGCGTGAATACTTGGATCGATGCTGCAGTAAGACGCAAAGTTCAGGAGCTTTGCTTGTGCCTTGTTGTAGAAATAGATCGTCCTGTTGAGTATACATTGCCTTATGGTGTATTCAGGTGTGAAACACTGGTAAAGTTCCATCTTGAGATGTTTTATAATTTCAGAGTTCCTTCTGAAGTTTGTCTTCCAAATCTGAAGGTCTTAACTCTAgattttgttggatttgtgaATGATATTTCATTCGAAAAGCTGCTTTCATGCCCTTCTCTTGAGGAGTTGTCTCTTAAAAGTTGCAGATGCGGGCAGATCGAGGTTTTGAACATTGGTGCTCCCAATCTTTTGAAATTGTCAATATTTGAACCTGAATTTTTTGCGGGTTTAAATAGACACTGCCAATTACGGATTCATGGAgttagaatcaaatccttacgGTATCATGGTCAATATGGTGGTGGTGACCATACCATCTCATGTCCATCGTCACTAGTTGAAGCTGTCATTGTAGCGTTTTATCCAGCGGAGGAAAATCCTGATCGGTGTGCTGATCGTGTATTTAAGCTCTTAAAGGGTTTTTCTAATGTGGAACGTCTTACTCTATTTTACGAAGGGCTTTGG GATATGAATGAGAGAGAAGATCTCCTTGACTCTTTTCCAGTCTTCCGTAGCCTTACCCGGTTGAAGTTTGACATCAGTCCGGTGTACTTAGATTGTAGGGCACTTCAGGTCATGCTCAGCCAAAGTCCTTGTCTGAGGAGTCTTGTGTTTGCCAGG GGTTTGATCGAGGACTCTGAAATGGATGGCTGGACGCTGGACCCAGTGCCTGAGTGTTTTTTGTCATCGCTTAAAGAGGTCAGGATTTGTAACTTCAAAGCAGAGGACTTCGAACTTTCAGCCGTGAGAGTTTTACTTGGGACTGCTGAAGTTttggagaaattttttatacattGTTCCCGGCATTATAGGGAGAACTTTCAAGGGAGCTTGATGAAACATGTGATGAAGCTTCCTCGGGCTTCAGATCGATGTGCGATTTCACTAGAGTTTGGGGAGAAATGCAGTGGATGCTCTaggaaaatttga
- the LOC104445734 gene encoding beta-glucosidase 46, whose product MEVSQLKKAIFIIQIVLASLFTSSNSIMTSDGPSSLPVNFLFGTASSSYQFEGAYKSDGKGLNNWDVFAHEPGNIIDGSTGDIAVDHYHRFLEDIRLMESLGVNSYRFSISWARILPKGRFAEINMAGIHYYNRLINSLLQKGIQPFVTLTHFDIPQELEDRYGGWLSPKSQEDFGYFADICFRYFGDRVKYWVTFNEPNIQATLAYRWGEFPPARCSAPFGNCTLGDSEMEPFIVAHNMILSHATAVNIYRTNYQKEQGGIIGIVIHAAWFEPISDSLADKLATERAVSFFMSWFLDPIIFGKYPAEMIEILGSILPEFSRSDQEKLKKGLDFIGINHYTSYYVQDCILSICEPGKGITKTEGYYKQSSEKNGVPIGQPTDLEWLNVYPQGMEYMVTYVKERYNNTPMFITENGYGEKDDLKLKDEKPLEDLKRVEYMASHLSALLSAVRKGADARGYFAWSLLDNFEWQFGYTERFGLHHVNFTTLKRTPKLSASWYKQFIAEHSIRTITDPDHPNL is encoded by the exons ATGGAGGTCTCTCAACTCAAGAAAGCCATCTTCATCATCCAGATAGTCTTAGCTTCACTCTTCACTTCCTCCAACTCCATCATGACCTCGGATGGTCCATCATCACTCCCCGTCAACTTCCTCTTTGGCACAGCCTCTTCTTCTTACCAG TTTGAAGGAGCTTACAAGAGTGATGGAAAAGGCCTTAACAACTGGGATGTTTTTGCTCATGAACCAG GAAACATAATCGATGGAAGTACTGGCGACATTGCCGTGGATCACTATCATCGTTTTCTG GAAGACATAAGGCTAATGGAGTCACTTGGAGTGAACAGCTATCGTTTCTCAATCTCATGGGCAAGAATTCTTCCCA AGGGAAGATTTGCAGAAATAAACATGGCTGGAATACACTACTATAACAGACTCATCAATAGTCTCCTTCAAAAGG GAATACAACCCTTTGTAACATTGACTCACTTTGACATACCACAAGAACTTGAGGATAGATACGGAGGCTGGCTCAGTCCAAAATCACA ggAGGATTTTGGATATTTTGCAGATATTTGCTTTAGGTACTTTGGAGACCGGGTAAAGTATTGGGTCACCTTCAATGAGCCGAATATCCAAGCAACATTGGCATACCGCTGGGGTGAATTTCCACCTGCCCGCTGCTCTGCTCCATTTGGAAACTGCACCCTTGGAGATTCGGAGATGGAGCCCTTCATAGTAGCTCATAACATGATCTTATCACACGCAACTGCAGTCAACATTTACAGGACAAACTACCAG AAGGAACAAGGTGGCATCATTGGGATTGTCATACACGCGGCATGGTTCGAGCCCATCAGCGACTCTTTAGCAGACAAGTTAGCCACAGAGAGAGCTGTGTCTTTCTTTATGAGCTG GTTTTTGGACCCAATAATATTTGGGAAATATCCTGCAGAGATGATCGAAATTCTGGGATCCATTTTACCTGAATTTTCCAGAAGTGACCAGGAGAAACTGAAGAAGGGATTGGACTTTATCGGCATCAATCACTACACAAGTTACTATGTGCAGGACTGTATTTTATCTATTTGTGAACCAGGTAAAGGAATCACCAAGACAGAAGGGTACTACAAACAAAGCTCAGAAAAGAACGGTGTACCAATAGGACAACCT ACTGACCTGGAGTGGTTAAACGTCTACCCACAAGGAATGGAATATATGGTAACCTATGTCAAGGAGAGGTATAACAACACCCCAATGTTTATCACAGAGAATG gttATGGCGAAAAGGATGACCTTAAACTCAAAGATGAAAAGCCCCTGGAAGATCTGAAAAGAGTAGAGTACATGGCCAGCCATTTAAGTGCTCTTCTTTCAGCAGTGAG GAAAGGAGCAGATGCGAGGGGTTATTTTGCATGGTCCTTGCTCGACAATTTTGAATGGCAATTTGGATATACAGAGAGGTTTGGACTTCACCATGTCAACTTCACCACATTGAAGAGAACTCCCAAACTGTCTGCAAGTTGGTATAAGCAGTTTATTGCAGAACACAGTATCAGAACCATAACAGATCCAGACCATCCAAATCTGTAG
- the LOC104445736 gene encoding RNA pseudouridine synthase 6, chloroplastic: MRAPTLASKFSSGLLLANCRSHGRPVALLRNPAPSPARLVATPLRSRTVKTAAFECDFSKSDAAGAPSPISVNGLPEYNRLLPCPSHSGPPRIEHLVVPKEEEGPVLDYICKALDLPPLFVADLIHFGAVHYALVTPQPPPTATPEQIRVFKEVTKPSVLRKRASIKGKTVREAQKTFRITDPGQFVEAGMYLRVHVHPKRFPRCYEIDWKSRIIAVAESYVVLDKPAGTSVGGTTDNIEETCATFATRALGLVEPLKTTHQIDNCSEGCVVLARTKEYCSVFHGKIREKKVKKLYHALAVAPVPLGIITHYMRPVNMAPRLVTEEFIKGWYLCQLEVMECKEVAWPDSVVESEYCVEDCGWTKKDVAYECKINLLTGRTHQIRAQLAACGAPIVGDSAYMPAAIAEMVNPGINPLGKFKKLYASEDDKAVAIAEWIAQHGKEPTLAIGLQACQISWDDGEHVYEARDPWWR; the protein is encoded by the exons ATGAGAGCTCCTACTCTTGCTTCCAAGTTCAGCAGTGGCTTGTTACTAGCGAACTGCAGAAGCCACGGTCGACCCGTTGCCTTATTGCGGAACCCAGCGCCGTCGCCAGCTCGCCTCGTCGCGACTCCTTTGCGTTCAAGAACTGTAAAGACCGCGGCTTTCGAGTGTGACTTCTCCAAATCAGACGCTGCCGGCGCTCCTTCGCCCATTTCGGTTAATGG CTTGCCGGAGTACAATCGGTTATTACCTTGCCCTTCACATAGTGGTCCTCCAAGAATCGAGCACTTGGTTGtacccaaagaagaagaaggacctGTTTTAGATTACATCTGTAAAGCTCTGGATCTTCCTCCATT GTTTGTTGCAGATCTTATCCACTTTGGAGCTGTACATTATGCACTGGTTACCCCACAACCTCCACCAACTGCGACTCCAGAGCAGATCAGAGTATTTAAGGAAGTCACAAAGCCATCGGTTTTGAGAAAGAGAGCATCTATCAAAGGGAAGACTGTAAGAGAAGCACAGAAGACATTCCGGATAACTGACCCTGGGCAATTTGTTGAAGCAGGAATGTACTTGCGTGTTCATGTTCACCCTAAGCGATTTCCAAG GTGCTATGAGATTGATTGGAAATCAAGAATCATTGCTGTAGCTGAATCCTATGTAGTTTTGGACAAACCTGCTGGTACATCT GTTGGAGGAACCACGGATAACATTGAAGAGACTTGTGCAACTTTTGCTACTCGTGCTTTAGGATTAGTTGAACCACTTAAAACTACTCATCAGATTGATAATTGCTCAGAAGGATG TGTTGTGTTAGCCAGGACAAAGGAGTACTGCtcggtttttcatggtaaaatcAGA GAAAAAAAGGTGAAGAAGCTTTATCATGCTCTTGCTGTTGCACCTGTGCCCCTTGGAATAATTACACACTACATGCGCCCAGTCAACATGGCTCCAAGGCTTGTTACTGAAG AGTTCATAAAAGGATGGTATCTCTGCCAACTTGAGGTCATGGAATGCAAGGAAGTTGCCTGGCCAGACTCTGTTGTTGAATCTGAGTATTGTGTTGAAGACTGCGGGTGGACCAAGAAGGATGTTGCCTACGAATGCAAAATTAACCTCCTGACCGGTCGTACTCATCAG ATTCGTGCCCAGTTGGCTGCTTGTGGTGCACCAATTGTGGGTGATTCTGCATACATGCCAGCTGCAATTGCAGAGATGGTTAATCCTGGTATCAACCCACTTGGCAAATTTAAGAAACTATATGCTAGTGAGGATGACAAGGCAGTTGCTATAGCGGAGTGGATTGCGCAGCATGGGAAGGAGCCAACTTTAGCAATTGGTCTTCAAGCGTGCCAAATTTCATGGGACGATGGGGAACATGTTTATGAGGCTAGAGATCCCTGGTGGCGATGA
- the LOC104431214 gene encoding glucose-6-phosphate/phosphate translocator 2, chloroplastic-like yields the protein MISSVRHAVSPFPSSGFLTQRRSLAKPRFWPLPIIRNEQLNLNHSVSPQKPIYISSVETFSPLPAAKIQKREVVCNAYEAADRPLKINIELPDEQAAEAAQRIKIGLYFATWWALNVVFNIYNKKVLNAFPYPWLTSTLSLAAGSLMMMISWATRVAETPKVDLEFWKMLLPVAVAHTIGHVAATVSMSKVAVSFTHIIKSGEPAFSVLVSRFLLGDTFPLSVYLSLLPIIGGCSLAALTELNFNMIGFMGAIISNLAFVFRNIFSKKGMKGKSVSGMNYYACLSMLSLLILTPFAIAVEGPQMWAAGWQNAVSHIGPNFV from the exons ATGATCTCTTCAGTGAGGCACGCCGTTTCGCCCTTCCCGTCCTCCGGTTTCTTGACCCAGAGGCGCTCCCTCGCCAAGCCTCGATTTTGGCCCCTACCCATCATCAGAAATGAGCAGCTGAACCTGAACCACTCGGTCTCTCCCCAGAAACCCATCTACATCTCCTCGGTAGAGACGTTCTCCCCGCTGCCGGCGGCGAAAATCCAGAAGCGCGAGGTCGTGTGCAATGCCTACGAGGCTGCCGATAGGCCGCTCAAGATCAACATCGAGCTCCCCGACGAGCAGGCGGCCGAGGCCGCTCAGCGGATCAAGATTGGCTTGTACTTCGCGACTTGGTGGGCTCTGAACGTGGTGTTCAATATATACAACAAGAAGGTGTTGAATGCGTTCCCTTATCCGTGGCTCACGTCCACACTCTCGCTCGCGGCTGGTtctttgatgatgatgatttctTGGGCCACTAGAGTCGCCGAGACCCCAAAAGTCGATCTTGAGTTTTGGAAGATGCTATTGCCG GTGGCTGTGGCTCACACAATTGGGCATGTAGCAGCAACCGTGAGCATGTCAAAAGTTGCAGTGTCCTTCACTCACATCATCAAGAGTGGAGAGCCTGCTTTCAGTGTCTTGGTCTCAAGGTTCTTGTTGGGGGATACATTCCCCCTATCAGTATATTTGTCTCTGTTGCCAATCATTGGAGGATGTTCTCTTGCTGCCTTGACTgagctcaatttcaacatgattG GATTCATGGGAGCTATCATCTCCAACTTGGCATTTGTGTTTCGGAACATCTTCTCGAAGAAAGGCATGAAGGGGAAGTCGGTTAGCGGGATGAACTATTATGCCTGTCTTTCTATGTTGTCCCTTTTGATCCTCACGCCTTTTGCAATTGCCGTGGAGGGCCCTCAGATGTGGGCTGCCGGTTGGCAAAATGCTGTCTCTCATATTGGACCCAATTTTGTCTA
- the LOC104445733 gene encoding F-box/LRR-repeat protein At3g26922 isoform X2, producing the protein MMGENDEEVDATVLVSSKHRELIGSQVLSCKQLCDLPDEILLRVLDCLSTRAAVRTSVLSKRWRHLSKSIPSLDFDDENFFEKSQFLNFVEGALSFRDLSPLKVFSLSCYVAEGESRVNTWIDAAVRRKVQELCLCLVVEIDRPVEYTLPYGVFRCETLVKFHLEMFYNFRVPSEVCLPNLKVLTLDFVGFVNDISFEKLLSCPSLEELSLKSCRCGQIEVLNIGAPNLLKLSIFEPEFFAGLNRHCQLRIHGVRIKSLRYHGQYGGGDHTISCPSSLVEAVIVAFYPAEENPDRCADRVFKLLKGFSNVERLTLFYEGLWDMNEREDLLDSFPVFRSLTRLKFDISPVYLDCRALQVMLSQSPCLRSLVFARGLIEDSEMDGWTLDPVPECFLSSLKEGELSRELDETCDEASSGFRSMCDFTRVWGEMQWML; encoded by the exons ATGATGGGAGAGAATGATGAAGAAGTGGATGCAACCGTTCTAGTTTCGAGTAAGCACAGGGAATTGATTGGCTCTCAAGTTTTAAGCTGCAAACAACTGTGCGATCTACCTGATGAGATTCTCCTAAGGGTCCTAGATTGTCTCTCAACGAGAGCTGCGGTGAGAACAAGTGTGTTGTCCAAAAGGTGGAGGCACTTGTCGAAGTCGATTCCTAGTCTTGACTTCgatgatgaaaatttctttgagaagTCACAGTTCTTAAACTTTGTGGAAGGAGCATTGTCGTTTCGTGATCTGTCTCCTTTGAaagttttttctctttcatgttATGTGGCTGAAGGCGAATCTCGCGTGAATACTTGGATCGATGCTGCAGTAAGACGCAAAGTTCAGGAGCTTTGCTTGTGCCTTGTTGTAGAAATAGATCGTCCTGTTGAGTATACATTGCCTTATGGTGTATTCAGGTGTGAAACACTGGTAAAGTTCCATCTTGAGATGTTTTATAATTTCAGAGTTCCTTCTGAAGTTTGTCTTCCAAATCTGAAGGTCTTAACTCTAgattttgttggatttgtgaATGATATTTCATTCGAAAAGCTGCTTTCATGCCCTTCTCTTGAGGAGTTGTCTCTTAAAAGTTGCAGATGCGGGCAGATCGAGGTTTTGAACATTGGTGCTCCCAATCTTTTGAAATTGTCAATATTTGAACCTGAATTTTTTGCGGGTTTAAATAGACACTGCCAATTACGGATTCATGGAgttagaatcaaatccttacgGTATCATGGTCAATATGGTGGTGGTGACCATACCATCTCATGTCCATCGTCACTAGTTGAAGCTGTCATTGTAGCGTTTTATCCAGCGGAGGAAAATCCTGATCGGTGTGCTGATCGTGTATTTAAGCTCTTAAAGGGTTTTTCTAATGTGGAACGTCTTACTCTATTTTACGAAGGGCTTTGG GATATGAATGAGAGAGAAGATCTCCTTGACTCTTTTCCAGTCTTCCGTAGCCTTACCCGGTTGAAGTTTGACATCAGTCCGGTGTACTTAGATTGTAGGGCACTTCAGGTCATGCTCAGCCAAAGTCCTTGTCTGAGGAGTCTTGTGTTTGCCAGG GGTTTGATCGAGGACTCTGAAATGGATGGCTGGACGCTGGACCCAGTGCCTGAGTGTTTTTTGTCATCGCTTAAAGAG GGAGAACTTTCAAGGGAGCTTGATGAAACATGTGATGAAGCTTCCTCGGGCTTCAGATCGATGTGCGATTTCACTAGAGTTTGGGGAGAAATGCAGTGGATGCTCTag